A genomic segment from Ornithorhynchus anatinus isolate Pmale09 chromosome 16, mOrnAna1.pri.v4, whole genome shotgun sequence encodes:
- the ZCCHC17 gene encoding nucleolar protein of 40 kDa isoform X1, translated as MISGREDGEGSIPDLYSIFRGEVASVKDYGAFVRIPGCRKQGLVHRTHMSSCRVDKPSEMVDVGDTVWVKLIGREVKDDKVKLSLSMKVVHQGTGQDLDPNNVVLDQEERRKRSFKDFTGQKITLEAVLNTVCKKCGCKGHFAKDCFMQPGGTRYTLVPEEEEEEEAVGEEPGPGRPDQAPSTSKKRKKEKKKKKKKKTHKHQKSSDSESDASPAESRQHKRKKKKHHHKE; from the exons ATGATTTCCGGAAGGGAAGACGGCGAGGGAAGCATCCccgacctctactccatcttccGAGGGGAG gtGGCCTCTGTGAAGGACTACGGTGCCTTTGTCCGCATCCCGGGCTGCAGGAAACAAG GCCTGGTCCACCGCACCCACATGTCTTCCTGCCGCGTGGACAAGCCCTCCGAGATGGTGGATGTGGGCGACACCGTATGGGTCAAGCTGATTGGCCGGGAG GTGAAGGATGACAAGGTCAAGCTGTCCCTGTCTATGAAGGTGGTCCACCAGGGAACCGGGCAGGACCTGGACCCCAATAACGTGGTCCTCGA TCAGGAGGAGAGACGCAAACGCTCCTTCAAGGACTTCACGGGGCAGAAGATCACCTTGGAGGCTGTGCTGAACACCGTGTGCAAGAAGTGTGGTTGCAAAG GGCACTTTGCGAAGGACTGTTTCATGCAGCCCGGAGGGACTCGCTACACCCTGGtccctgaggaagaggaggaggaagaggcagtgggggaggagccgggcccTGGGAGGCCGGATCAGGCGCCCAGCACGtccaagaagagaaagaag gagaagaagaagaagaagaaaaagaagacccACAAGCATCAGAAGTCCTCAGACTCCGAGAGCGACGCCAGCCCCGCAGAGAGCAGACAGcacaagaggaagaagaagaaacaccATCACAAGGAGTGA
- the ZCCHC17 gene encoding nucleolar protein of 40 kDa isoform X2 → MISGREDGEGSIPDLYSIFRGEVASVKDYGAFVRIPGCRKQGLVHRTHMSSCRVDKPSEMVDVGDTVWVKLIGREVKDDKVKLSLSMKVVHQGTGQDLDPNNVVLDQEERRKRSFKDFTGQKITLEAVLNTVCKKCGCKGEEEEEEKEDPQASEVLRLRERRQPRREQTAQEEEEETPSQGVRPEAVGGDGRRWAGLHTHLTQPAPAA, encoded by the exons ATGATTTCCGGAAGGGAAGACGGCGAGGGAAGCATCCccgacctctactccatcttccGAGGGGAG gtGGCCTCTGTGAAGGACTACGGTGCCTTTGTCCGCATCCCGGGCTGCAGGAAACAAG GCCTGGTCCACCGCACCCACATGTCTTCCTGCCGCGTGGACAAGCCCTCCGAGATGGTGGATGTGGGCGACACCGTATGGGTCAAGCTGATTGGCCGGGAG GTGAAGGATGACAAGGTCAAGCTGTCCCTGTCTATGAAGGTGGTCCACCAGGGAACCGGGCAGGACCTGGACCCCAATAACGTGGTCCTCGA TCAGGAGGAGAGACGCAAACGCTCCTTCAAGGACTTCACGGGGCAGAAGATCACCTTGGAGGCTGTGCTGAACACCGTGTGCAAGAAGTGTGGTTGCAAAG gagaagaagaagaagaagaaaaagaagacccACAAGCATCAGAAGTCCTCAGACTCCGAGAGCGACGCCAGCCCCGCAGAGAGCAGACAGcacaagaggaagaagaagaaacaccATCACAAGGAGTGAGGCCTGAGGCtgtgggaggggacgggaggaggtgggcagggctaCACACCCATCTGACTCAGCCGGCCCCTGCGGCCTGA
- the FABP3 gene encoding fatty acid-binding protein, heart, translated as MVEAFAGTWKMVDSKNFDDYMKAIGVGFATRQVANMTKPTTIIEVSGDTVTIKTHSTFKNTEISFKLGVEFDETTADDRKVKSTVTLDGGKLVHVQKWDGQETTLVRELQGSKLILTLTLGNVVSTRTYEREAA; from the exons ATGGTGGAAGCGTTTGCAGGCACCTGGAAGATGGTGGACAGCAAGAACTTCGATGACTACATGAAAGCCATCG GTGTGGGTTTTGCCACGAGGCAGGTAGCCAACATGACCAAACCCACGACCATCATCGAGGTCAGCGGCGACACCGTCACCATCAAGACACACAGCACTTTCAAGAACACCGAGATCAGCTTCAAGCTGGGGGTCGAATTCGACGAGACCACAGCCGACGACAGGAAGGTCAAG TCCACAGTGACCCTGGACGGCGGCAAATTGGTGCACGTGCAGAAGTGGGATGGGCAGGAGACGACGTTGGTGCGGGAGTTGCAGGGCAGCAAACTGATCCTG ACGCTGACATTGGGTAATGTGGTCAGCACACGCACCTACGAGAGGGAGGCAGCCTGA